One genomic region from Nostoc sphaeroides encodes:
- a CDS encoding PP2C family serine/threonine-protein phosphatase, producing the protein MNISKQIAQWRIVAASVCGTSHLKNNQLCQDAHHWQVLSDNVLVAAAADGAGSALLGKVGAMIAVETAIENISTLKLTRKSLSDDAYVRSLLNDAILAAKKAVEDEAATCDKQPQDLATTLIVMLATPEVVAVMQIGDGLAVAKDSMGNLLALTIPDSGEYINETTFLTSPTALDTAQMRVWRTDIVNVGIITDGLQMLALNMVVGEPHKPFFFPLFEFVANAEDKTEAKEQLVKFLRSERITQRTDDDLTLIIAAFNNS; encoded by the coding sequence ATGAACATATCAAAACAGATTGCTCAATGGCGGATTGTGGCTGCGTCTGTATGTGGTACAAGTCACTTAAAAAATAATCAGTTATGTCAGGATGCTCATCACTGGCAAGTATTATCAGATAACGTTTTAGTGGCAGCCGCAGCAGATGGCGCGGGTTCTGCATTACTTGGGAAAGTGGGAGCGATGATTGCTGTGGAGACAGCAATAGAAAACATTTCCACTCTTAAACTCACCCGGAAAAGTTTGAGTGATGATGCTTATGTGCGATCGCTCTTAAATGATGCCATACTAGCCGCCAAAAAAGCTGTGGAGGATGAGGCGGCGACTTGTGACAAACAGCCTCAAGATTTAGCAACTACCTTAATTGTGATGCTCGCTACACCAGAAGTTGTGGCTGTAATGCAAATAGGTGATGGTTTGGCAGTGGCAAAAGATAGCATGGGCAACCTCCTCGCACTTACTATACCCGACAGTGGTGAATACATCAACGAAACTACTTTTTTAACTTCACCTACTGCCTTAGATACAGCGCAGATGAGAGTCTGGCGCACAGACATAGTAAATGTTGGCATCATCACCGACGGACTACAAATGCTGGCTTTGAATATGGTTGTTGGCGAACCTCACAAACCCTTCTTTTTTCCCCTATTTGAATTTGTAGCTAATGCCGAGGATAAGACAGAAGCGAAGGAGCAGTTGGTAAAGTTTTTACGCTCAGAGCGGATAACGCAACGCACTGATGATGATTTGACACTCATTATAGCTGCATTCAACAACTCATAA
- a CDS encoding vWA domain-containing protein, which yields MDDTLRLDEVVEFAENPEPRCPCVLLLDTSGSMQGDAIEALNQGLLSLKDELVKNSLAARRVEVAIVTFDSNINVVQDFVTADQFNPPILTAQGLTTMGAGIHKALDIIQERKSQYRANGIAYYRPWVFMITDGEPQGELEHVVEQASQRLQGDEANKRVAFFTVGVENANMTRLNQIAVRTPLKLKGLNFIEMFVWLSTSMSAVSHSQVDEQVALPPIGWGTV from the coding sequence ATGGATGATACATTAAGACTTGATGAAGTAGTAGAATTTGCTGAGAACCCAGAACCACGTTGTCCTTGTGTACTTTTACTAGACACATCTGGCTCGATGCAAGGAGATGCGATTGAGGCTTTAAATCAGGGTTTACTAAGTTTAAAGGATGAATTAGTCAAAAATTCCTTAGCCGCAAGACGGGTGGAAGTGGCGATCGTAACTTTTGATAGTAATATCAATGTAGTACAAGACTTTGTGACTGCCGATCAATTCAATCCGCCGATTTTGACAGCTCAGGGATTGACTACAATGGGTGCAGGAATTCATAAAGCTTTAGACATAATTCAAGAGCGGAAATCTCAGTATCGTGCCAATGGGATTGCTTACTATCGTCCTTGGGTATTCATGATTACCGATGGAGAACCACAAGGCGAGTTAGAGCATGTGGTGGAGCAAGCATCCCAGCGCCTACAGGGAGATGAGGCAAATAAGCGCGTAGCATTTTTTACAGTAGGTGTAGAAAATGCGAATATGACTCGTTTAAATCAAATAGCTGTGCGTACCCCCCTGAAGCTGAAAGGATTAAATTTTATCGAGATGTTTGTTTGGTTGTCAACTAGTATGTCGGCTGTTTCTCATTCACAGGTAGATGAACAGGTAGCACTACCGCCGATTGGTTGGGGAACTGTTTAA
- a CDS encoding response regulator: protein MNNSGAFTKLRPLSLLRQLSNCSDSTCLQALSNSVSWSIYLEQGRITYATHSVEPFDRLERHLRRLSRQIPLLTSEVRVQLRLMFEPDSHTQLIEDDSNSRSHPPEYQAISWLINQQHLHSTQAAVLIQELVQEVIESFLLIKEGTYELAEPLEIMPRICRLEVEKIIERCQVRLQSWQAFVPQISSPYQRPYLLINSKFEKQDLPKLQPDLTNWMKGFSLCHLAVILNQNEIQLARILYPYILEGAIILHEADPPYDKLPKLFEEQSLISKFIPKLVDTKKELNITFNSYQDISEENIAPVQRLPEISAPSKENFQEATLSNNINPACQTVTAATVTAQKVHKIVSVDDSPTILKEISRFLENENFSVVTINDPVKAVLSIIRHKPDLILLDLNMLGIDGYELCRIIRNNSIFQNTPIIFVTGNKGVLDKVKAKLVGASGYLTKPFTRAELLKIIFMHLT, encoded by the coding sequence ATGAATAATTCTGGTGCATTCACCAAACTACGTCCTCTAAGTTTGTTAAGACAGTTATCCAATTGCTCCGACAGTACTTGTTTACAAGCATTAAGTAACTCAGTTTCTTGGTCGATTTACCTAGAACAGGGAAGAATAACCTACGCTACCCACTCAGTGGAACCCTTTGACCGGCTAGAACGTCATTTGCGTCGCCTCAGCCGCCAAATTCCACTGCTTACCAGTGAGGTTCGTGTTCAACTACGTCTAATGTTTGAACCTGATTCACACACTCAGTTAATCGAAGATGACAGCAATTCGAGAAGCCACCCTCCTGAATATCAGGCTATATCCTGGCTTATTAATCAACAACATCTACATTCTACACAAGCAGCAGTGCTGATTCAAGAATTAGTTCAAGAGGTGATTGAATCATTTTTGCTAATCAAAGAAGGTACTTATGAATTAGCAGAGCCACTTGAGATAATGCCAAGAATTTGCCGGCTAGAGGTAGAAAAAATTATAGAACGTTGCCAAGTAAGATTACAAAGTTGGCAAGCTTTTGTTCCCCAAATTTCTTCTCCATATCAACGTCCATATCTGTTGATTAACAGCAAATTTGAAAAGCAAGATTTACCAAAACTTCAGCCAGATTTAACTAATTGGATGAAGGGTTTCAGCCTGTGTCATCTGGCGGTAATTTTGAATCAAAATGAAATCCAACTGGCTCGCATTTTATACCCTTACATACTTGAGGGTGCGATTATCTTGCATGAAGCCGATCCACCTTATGATAAATTACCAAAGCTATTTGAGGAGCAATCGCTGATCTCAAAATTCATTCCCAAGTTAGTTGACACCAAAAAAGAACTAAATATCACCTTTAACTCTTACCAAGATATTTCTGAAGAGAATATAGCTCCTGTTCAACGATTACCAGAGATTTCTGCTCCTTCAAAAGAGAACTTTCAGGAAGCAACACTATCAAATAACATAAATCCTGCTTGCCAAACAGTAACGGCTGCTACTGTAACGGCACAAAAAGTCCACAAAATCGTTTCTGTAGATGATAGCCCCACAATTCTCAAAGAAATTAGCCGTTTCTTAGAAAATGAAAATTTTTCTGTAGTGACTATTAACGATCCAGTAAAAGCCGTTTTGTCAATTATAAGGCACAAACCGGATTTAATTTTGTTGGATTTAAACATGCTAGGAATAGACGGTTATGAGTTGTGCCGGATTATACGAAATAATTCCATATTTCAAAATACTCCTATTATCTTTGTCACTGGTAATAAAGGGGTTTTAGACAAAGTAAAAGCCAAACTAGTTGGGGCATCTGGATATCTAACCAAACCGTTTACTCGCGCTGAATTACTGAAAATAATCTTTATGCATTTGACTTAA
- the pheT gene encoding phenylalanine--tRNA ligase subunit beta, translating into MRISLNWLRELVEIKLSPEELAETLTMAGFEVEEIEDRRTWANGVVIGKVLERQPHPNADKLSVCQVDIGTGETLNIVCGAANVKADIYVPVATTGTYLPNIDLKIKPAKLRGVPSQGMICSLKELGLPTDVDGIHIFTQENLPLGSDVRPLLGLDDVILDLTATANRADALSMVGVAREVAALTGGKLSIPEPGEVSITKSGGNLALKIADTQACPAYIGTVIEQVKIAPSPEWLQQRLRAAGVRPISNVVDITNYVLLEWGQPLHAFDGDRLKSVASSENLTIGVRFVNNGESLKTLDGQSRTLSTQNLLITANDRPVALAGVMGGEETEVHEGTQSLVLEAALFDSVAIRRSSRSVGLRSEASGRYERGVNRAELEIANRRALSLISELASGILVQQEIADTRPDPSTWSHSIALRLDRVNQILGPIDLGEDTGELQEQDVERILTALGCKLTPSKEDTNHQPKWSVSVPPYRYRDLEREIDLIEEIARLYGYNKFCDTLPEKAEAGYLPLDEELIRKLRAFLRAEGLTELIHYSLVKPGEDRNIVLSNPLFVEYSALRTDLISGLIDAFQYNLEQGNGALNGFEIGQIFWQEEDGLQETETLAGIVGGDRTLGKWSKSGREQPINWFEAKGILESVFRQLALQVEFQPDCRDNRLHPGRTASLWIRGNRLGIFGQLHPQLRREKGLPDSVYVFQLDLDVLLESLGQDEILVPTFQPYSTYPASDRDIAFFAPVKISVTEIEKVITKAGKDLLETVELFDEYRGENVPEGQRSLAFRLVYRASDRTLTEAEVEPVHNKVREALVEKFGVNLRS; encoded by the coding sequence ATGCGTATTTCTCTAAATTGGCTGCGCGAACTAGTAGAGATCAAACTTAGTCCAGAAGAATTAGCCGAAACCCTGACAATGGCGGGGTTTGAGGTAGAAGAGATTGAAGATCGCCGCACTTGGGCAAATGGCGTGGTTATCGGCAAAGTGCTTGAGCGTCAACCCCATCCCAACGCCGATAAATTAAGTGTTTGCCAAGTCGATATCGGTACAGGTGAGACTTTAAATATTGTCTGTGGCGCTGCCAATGTGAAGGCAGATATCTATGTACCAGTGGCAACTACGGGTACTTACTTACCCAACATCGATTTAAAAATTAAACCTGCAAAATTGCGTGGTGTCCCTTCTCAGGGCATGATTTGTTCTTTAAAGGAACTCGGTTTGCCCACCGATGTAGACGGAATTCATATTTTTACCCAGGAAAATTTACCATTGGGTAGTGATGTGCGGCCGTTGTTGGGTTTAGATGATGTAATTTTAGACTTGACTGCAACTGCCAATCGCGCTGATGCTCTGAGTATGGTAGGCGTAGCACGGGAAGTAGCAGCTTTAACTGGTGGAAAGTTGAGCATTCCTGAACCTGGTGAAGTCTCCATTACCAAAAGTGGCGGAAATTTAGCTTTAAAAATTGCCGATACCCAAGCTTGTCCTGCATACATCGGTACGGTAATTGAACAGGTTAAAATTGCCCCATCTCCCGAATGGTTGCAACAGCGTTTGCGGGCGGCTGGGGTACGTCCCATCAGTAATGTTGTGGATATTACTAATTACGTTTTGTTGGAATGGGGACAACCACTACACGCCTTTGATGGCGATCGCCTAAAATCTGTTGCAAGTAGCGAAAATTTAACCATCGGCGTTCGCTTCGTCAATAATGGAGAATCCCTCAAAACCCTAGATGGACAAAGTCGCACCCTATCAACCCAAAATTTGTTAATTACCGCAAACGACAGGCCTGTTGCACTGGCGGGAGTCATGGGTGGGGAAGAGACAGAAGTCCATGAAGGGACGCAAAGCCTAGTTTTAGAAGCAGCCTTATTTGATTCCGTAGCAATTCGCCGTTCTTCTCGAAGTGTTGGGTTAAGAAGTGAGGCTTCTGGCAGATATGAACGGGGAGTTAACCGCGCTGAATTGGAAATAGCTAATCGCCGCGCCTTATCCTTAATTAGCGAATTGGCTAGTGGAATTCTTGTCCAGCAGGAAATTGCCGACACCCGCCCCGATCCGTCTACCTGGAGTCATTCTATCGCCCTGCGTTTAGACCGAGTTAATCAAATATTGGGGCCGATAGATTTAGGAGAGGATACAGGTGAACTCCAAGAACAAGATGTTGAGCGCATCCTGACTGCATTGGGATGTAAGTTAACTCCTTCAAAAGAAGATACTAACCATCAACCTAAATGGTCAGTTTCTGTTCCCCCCTATCGTTACCGCGACTTAGAGCGAGAAATTGACTTAATTGAAGAAATCGCCCGCCTCTATGGTTACAACAAATTCTGTGATACTTTACCAGAAAAAGCAGAAGCTGGCTATCTGCCTTTAGATGAAGAATTGATTCGCAAATTACGAGCTTTCTTGCGGGCTGAAGGGTTGACAGAATTAATTCACTATTCTTTAGTCAAACCAGGAGAAGACAGAAATATAGTATTGTCAAACCCCTTATTTGTCGAATATTCAGCGCTGCGAACCGATTTGATATCTGGGCTGATTGATGCCTTTCAATACAATTTAGAGCAGGGTAATGGTGCCTTGAACGGTTTTGAAATCGGGCAAATTTTCTGGCAAGAAGAAGACGGTTTGCAAGAAACAGAAACCCTAGCTGGGATTGTGGGAGGCGATCGCACCCTTGGCAAATGGTCAAAAAGTGGACGCGAACAACCCATCAACTGGTTTGAAGCTAAAGGCATTTTAGAAAGTGTATTTCGGCAACTAGCCTTGCAGGTAGAATTTCAACCCGATTGCCGAGATAATCGCTTACATCCAGGGCGCACCGCTTCCCTGTGGATTCGGGGTAACAGGCTGGGTATTTTTGGACAACTCCATCCCCAATTGCGACGAGAAAAAGGTTTACCAGATTCCGTTTATGTTTTCCAGTTGGATCTAGATGTGCTATTAGAGTCTCTAGGACAAGATGAAATTCTTGTGCCAACATTCCAGCCTTATTCTACCTATCCAGCTAGCGATCGCGACATTGCCTTTTTCGCACCCGTGAAAATCTCAGTTACCGAAATTGAAAAAGTAATTACCAAAGCGGGTAAAGATTTGCTCGAAACAGTAGAATTATTTGATGAATATCGCGGCGAAAATGTCCCCGAAGGACAGAGGAGTTTAGCATTCCGCCTAGTTTATCGGGCTAGCGATCGCACTTTGACTGAGGCCGAAGTGGAACCAGTACACAATAAAGTCCGCGAAGCTTTAGTGGAAAAATTCGGCGTGAACTTGAGAAGTTAG
- a CDS encoding AAA family ATPase, protein MIPFKFVEYIRQFIDSNGLDTEIRKANINISAELEEFGKIFISVAKQSTSAKFLIPPDETYPDWDLDVYPKEFKALMDDKNRLFCGRDFVFEAIRDFVEKEKKGYFTVIGDAGMGKSAIAAQYVLRYKCPCYFNVFTEGRNKPEKFLASIRQQLIKRYSLQNAETDNLQTLLQKTSEELKGQKLVIVVDALDEVKQKENSNLLDLPQILPDGIYFLLTRRPYNQKTKRLNLSPETHSDELDLRIHKYQILSQEDVKEYLQLFLENDKNDKNKLSNWLEERKIYDDIFIQEVVVKSENNFMYLRYVLPAIANGEYDDLKLSDFPKGLTDYYNSHWDRMKMKDKNKEIEVFVLFILMQSNTSPTCKIITEIIKKKEEFKEVEELEVERILAGWCEYLKEQKIEEEVCYSIFHASFLDFLRKKVELKENRKIFEDIKKNMNIFLYRNDEINKILNS, encoded by the coding sequence ATGATTCCGTTTAAATTCGTAGAATATATCCGCCAGTTTATTGATAGTAATGGTTTAGATACTGAGATCCGCAAAGCTAACATTAATATATCAGCAGAATTAGAGGAATTTGGTAAGATTTTTATCTCTGTCGCTAAACAGAGTACATCTGCAAAATTTCTGATTCCTCCAGACGAAACTTATCCCGATTGGGATTTAGATGTTTATCCTAAAGAATTTAAAGCCTTAATGGATGACAAAAATCGTTTATTTTGTGGTCGTGATTTTGTTTTTGAGGCGATTAGAGATTTCGTTGAAAAGGAAAAAAAGGGTTATTTTACTGTGATTGGTGATGCAGGGATGGGTAAAAGTGCGATCGCTGCTCAATACGTTTTACGTTATAAATGCCCTTGTTATTTTAATGTTTTCACAGAAGGACGCAACAAACCAGAAAAGTTTTTAGCCAGTATTCGTCAACAATTAATTAAGCGTTATTCCCTACAAAACGCAGAAACGGATAATTTACAAACTTTATTACAAAAAACCAGTGAAGAACTAAAAGGACAAAAACTTGTCATTGTTGTTGATGCACTGGATGAAGTAAAACAAAAAGAAAATAGTAATCTATTAGATTTACCACAAATTCTTCCCGATGGAATCTATTTTTTGCTGACTAGAAGACCTTATAACCAAAAAACAAAACGTTTAAATTTGTCTCCAGAAACTCATAGCGATGAGTTAGATTTAAGAATACATAAATATCAAATATTAAGTCAGGAAGATGTAAAAGAATATCTGCAATTGTTTTTGGAAAATGATAAAAATGATAAAAATAAGTTGAGTAATTGGCTTGAAGAGCGCAAGATTTATGATGATATTTTCATTCAAGAGGTAGTTGTAAAAAGTGAAAATAATTTCATGTATTTGCGTTATGTATTGCCAGCAATTGCTAATGGTGAATACGATGATTTGAAGTTAAGTGACTTTCCAAAAGGTCTTACGGATTATTATAATAGTCATTGGGACAGAATGAAAATGAAAGATAAAAACAAAGAAATTGAGGTATTTGTTTTATTTATACTAATGCAGAGTAATACATCTCCTACCTGCAAAATAATTACTGAGATTATTAAGAAAAAAGAAGAATTTAAAGAAGTTGAAGAGTTGGAAGTAGAAAGGATTTTAGCTGGATGGTGTGAGTATTTAAAAGAACAGAAAATAGAAGAAGAAGTTTGCTACAGCATCTTTCATGCTAGTTTTTTAGACTTTTTACGAAAAAAAGTAGAACTTAAAGAAAATAGAAAAATATTTGAAGATATTAAAAAAAATATGAATATATTTTTATATCGTAATGATGAGATTAATAAGATCCTAAATTCGTGA
- a CDS encoding WD40 repeat domain-containing protein, with amino-acid sequence MGKFADRNKESPAKLKAFLGNLETLVSEDRKQYYEILTKFDFLEDKINHYNFGVEALIRDYFLIEDLEILNNLEANEKLDSEKVKILKLIQRALELSAHVLNQDPNQLIGQLWGRLQSFPQLEIQKILADAVQSKSETPRFRPITASLTTPGGNLLRTLTGHNSFVLAVAIAPDGKTAVSGSDDNTLKLWNLETGKEISTLTGHNDSVTAVAIAPDGKTAVSGSDDNTLKLWNLETGKEISTLTGHNGWVRAVAIAPDGKTAVSGSDDKTLKLWNLETGKEISTLTGHNDWVRAVAIAPDGKTAVSGSDDKTLKLWNLETGKEISTLTGHNDSVRAVAIAADGKTAVSGSDDKTLKLWNLETGKEISTLTGHNGYVLAVAIAADGKTAVSGSNDKTLKLWNLETGKEISTLTGHNDSVSAVAIAADGKTAVSGSNDKTLKLWNLETGKEISTLTGHNDWVRAVAIAPDGKTAVSGSIDKTLKLWNLETGKEISTLTGHNGWVRAVAIAPDGKTAVSGSIDNTLKLWNLETGKEISTLTGHNGWVRAVAIAPDGKTAVSGSDDKTLKLWNLETGKEISTLTGHNDSVTAVAIAPDGKTAVSGSNDKTLKLWNLETGKEISTLTGHNDSVTAVAIAPDGKTAVSGSNDKTLKLWNLETGKEISTLTGHNGYVLAVAIAADGKTAVSGSYDNTVKVWDLQTGKEISTFIGDSPIYCCAVSPDGLTIIAGDSSGRVHLLHLEGG; translated from the coding sequence ATGGGTAAATTTGCTGATCGTAACAAAGAAAGTCCTGCAAAACTAAAAGCGTTTCTAGGGAATCTAGAAACTCTTGTTTCCGAAGATAGAAAACAGTATTATGAAATATTGACTAAGTTTGATTTTTTAGAAGATAAAATTAATCATTATAACTTTGGAGTAGAAGCCCTAATTAGAGATTATTTCTTAATTGAAGATTTGGAAATATTAAATAATTTAGAAGCAAATGAAAAACTAGACTCCGAAAAAGTCAAAATCCTGAAATTAATTCAACGTGCGCTAGAATTATCAGCCCATGTTTTGAATCAAGACCCCAATCAATTAATAGGACAATTATGGGGAAGATTGCAGAGTTTTCCCCAGCTAGAAATTCAGAAAATTTTGGCAGATGCAGTACAAAGTAAAAGTGAAACTCCTAGATTTCGCCCCATTACAGCCAGCTTAACCACTCCGGGCGGAAACCTACTGCGTACCTTGACTGGTCATAACTCCTTCGTATTAGCAGTAGCGATCGCCCCAGATGGAAAAACAGCCGTTTCTGGTTCTGATGACAACACCCTGAAACTGTGGAATCTAGAGACAGGTAAGGAAATCTCTACCCTGACTGGTCATAACGACTCGGTAACAGCAGTAGCGATCGCCCCAGATGGAAAAACAGCCGTTTCTGGTTCAGATGACAACACCCTGAAACTGTGGAATCTAGAGACAGGTAAGGAAATCTCTACCCTGACTGGTCATAACGGCTGGGTAAGAGCAGTAGCGATCGCCCCAGATGGAAAAACAGCCGTTTCTGGTTCAGATGACAAGACCCTGAAACTGTGGAATCTAGAGACAGGAAAGGAAATCTCTACCCTGACTGGTCATAACGACTGGGTAAGAGCAGTAGCGATCGCCCCAGATGGAAAAACAGCCGTTTCTGGTTCAGATGACAAGACCCTGAAACTGTGGAATCTAGAGACAGGTAAGGAAATCTCTACCCTGACTGGTCATAACGACTCGGTAAGAGCAGTAGCGATCGCCGCAGATGGAAAAACAGCCGTTTCTGGTTCAGATGACAAGACCCTGAAACTGTGGAATCTAGAGACAGGTAAGGAAATCTCTACCCTGACTGGTCATAACGGCTATGTATTAGCAGTAGCGATCGCCGCAGATGGAAAAACAGCCGTTTCTGGTTCAAATGACAAGACCCTGAAACTGTGGAATCTAGAGACAGGAAAGGAAATCTCTACCCTGACTGGTCATAACGACTCGGTAAGTGCAGTAGCGATCGCCGCAGATGGAAAAACAGCCGTTTCTGGTTCAAATGACAAGACCCTGAAACTGTGGAATCTAGAGACAGGTAAGGAAATCTCTACCCTGACTGGTCATAACGACTGGGTAAGAGCAGTAGCGATCGCCCCAGATGGAAAAACAGCCGTTTCTGGTTCAATTGACAAGACCCTGAAACTGTGGAATCTAGAGACAGGTAAGGAAATCTCTACCCTGACTGGTCATAACGGCTGGGTAAGAGCAGTAGCGATCGCCCCAGATGGAAAAACAGCCGTTTCTGGTTCAATTGACAACACCCTGAAACTGTGGAATCTAGAGACAGGTAAGGAAATCTCTACCCTGACTGGTCATAACGGCTGGGTAAGAGCAGTAGCGATCGCCCCAGATGGAAAAACAGCCGTTTCTGGTTCAGATGACAAGACCCTGAAACTGTGGAATCTAGAGACAGGTAAGGAAATCTCTACCCTGACTGGTCATAACGACTCGGTAACAGCAGTAGCGATCGCCCCAGATGGAAAAACAGCCGTTTCTGGTTCAAATGACAAGACCCTGAAACTGTGGAATCTAGAGACAGGTAAGGAAATCTCTACCCTGACTGGTCATAACGACTCGGTAACAGCAGTAGCGATCGCCCCAGATGGAAAAACAGCCGTTTCTGGTTCAAATGACAAGACCCTGAAACTGTGGAATCTAGAGACAGGTAAGGAAATCTCTACCCTGACTGGTCATAACGGCTATGTATTAGCAGTAGCGATCGCCGCAGATGGAAAAACAGCCGTTTCTGGTTCTTATGACAACACTGTGAAAGTGTGGGATTTGCAGACAGGTAAGGAAATCTCTACTTTTATTGGTGATAGTCCTATATATTGCTGTGCAGTTTCTCCAGATGGATTGACAATTATAGCAGGAGACAGTTCAGGGCGTGTTCATTTACTCCATTTAGAAGGGGGTTAA
- a CDS encoding ATP-binding protein produces the protein MKPIAENPINIPRYPLEFQQIITAKNQNFVGREFVFAAINKFLNQSDRGYFTIIGAPGIGKSAILAHYVSQNPGVVYYNVEIPGKNRVEEFLTTICTQLIEIAQNQGIKNLTANFSNSTTEDSGFLSLLLQKISDRLHPKQRLIITIDGCDRIDINNQPRGSNIFYLPRYLPEKVYFILSRRPFLADKSGLLIETPAQSLDLSNYPEQNRADIQEYIKTYLNESSHSEPIVSEEKNRGDFSLNMTEQGFDDETNFMYVKEILADITEDIYPQNLQIYYQNHLEKMNLATSKQQPIALQVLNILVQEQPISIEAIAEILDTDEYEIKVILDKWREFLHLESIAAEIHYSIYHASFRNWLRQQIESSS, from the coding sequence ATGAAACCGATTGCTGAAAATCCGATCAATATCCCCAGATATCCCCTAGAATTTCAGCAAATCATTACCGCTAAAAATCAAAACTTTGTCGGTCGTGAATTTGTCTTTGCTGCTATCAACAAATTTCTCAATCAATCTGACCGGGGCTACTTTACTATTATCGGCGCTCCTGGTATTGGTAAAAGTGCCATTCTTGCCCATTATGTCAGTCAAAATCCGGGAGTTGTTTATTACAATGTCGAAATTCCAGGTAAAAATCGCGTTGAGGAATTTCTGACAACAATTTGCACTCAATTAATAGAAATCGCCCAAAATCAAGGTATTAAAAATCTCACCGCTAACTTTTCTAACTCTACCACAGAAGACAGTGGTTTTTTATCATTATTACTACAAAAAATCAGCGATAGATTGCATCCAAAACAACGTTTAATCATTACTATAGATGGCTGCGATAGGATTGATATCAACAATCAACCACGCGGCTCAAATATTTTCTATTTACCCCGTTATCTACCTGAGAAAGTTTATTTTATCCTTAGTCGTCGTCCTTTTTTGGCAGATAAATCAGGATTATTAATTGAAACACCAGCCCAATCTTTAGATTTATCAAATTACCCTGAACAAAATCGCGCTGATATCCAAGAATATATTAAAACTTATTTAAATGAATCATCTCATTCTGAGCCTATTGTTAGCGAAGAGAAGAATCGCGGAGACTTTTCGCTCAACATGACAGAGCAAGGTTTTGATGATGAAACGAATTTTATGTATGTTAAAGAAATTTTAGCAGATATTACTGAGGATATTTACCCCCAAAATTTACAGATATATTACCAAAATCATTTAGAAAAAATGAATTTAGCCACCAGTAAACAGCAACCAATAGCTTTGCAGGTGTTAAATATCTTAGTTCAAGAGCAACCAATATCAATAGAAGCGATCGCCGAAATATTAGATACAGATGAATATGAAATCAAGGTAATTTTAGACAAGTGGCGAGAGTTTTTACATTTAGAATCAATAGCAGCAGAAATCCACTATAGTATTTATCATGCTAGTTTTCGTAATTGGTTGAGGCAACAAATTGAGTCTAGCTCTTGA
- a CDS encoding YciI family protein — protein MTKYVLWGTYCEDVLEKRTPHRQAHLDGLAKQKESGVLITIGPTKDVTKVFGIYEAEDEATVRQLIENDPYWKNGIWTEYSVKEWIQAF, from the coding sequence ATGACTAAATATGTACTCTGGGGAACTTACTGTGAAGACGTTCTAGAAAAACGCACCCCTCACCGTCAAGCTCATTTAGACGGATTAGCAAAACAAAAAGAATCCGGTGTGCTGATTACCATTGGCCCCACCAAAGATGTCACAAAAGTTTTTGGAATTTACGAAGCCGAAGACGAAGCCACTGTGCGCCAGTTAATCGAAAATGATCCCTACTGGAAAAATGGCATTTGGACTGAGTATTCTGTTAAAGAATGGATTCAGGCTTTTTGA